In the Sulfobacillus thermosulfidooxidans DSM 9293 genome, TTATATCCGGGAGAGGACAATCCCCAACTCATTGTAATTCCGGTGGGCGTGGTCCATGGATATCGAGTACTCGGGAACAAGCCCCTTATGATTGTCTATTTCACTACGGAATCCTATAACCCCGCACAACCGGATGAAAAACGGTTGGCGTGGAATGATGAAACCATCGGATTTGATTGGACAACCCAAAATCGATAAGGAAGAAGCGACAGCCATGCGTGTCATGATAACAGGAGGACTCGGCTTTATCGGGTCCCAGATGGTTCGTTATTTACTCGAGACAGTTCCCGATATTCATATTATTAATGTCGATGCGTTAACCTATGCAGGGAATTTAGAAAACCTGAAGGACTATGAAAATGACCCGCGTTATGAGTGGGTGCATGCATCGATTGGCGATCAGGCAACGCTCGACAGAGTTCTTGCTGAAAATCCTGTGGATGTCATCATCAACTTTGCCGCTGAATCGCATGTGGATCGTTCGATTCTATCTGCGGCACCATTTGTGACGACCAATGTTTTGGGCACTCAGGTCCTGTTGGAGCTCGCTAGAACCCATCATGTGCCAAGATTTCTCCAAGTCTCTACGGATGAAGTCTATGGAAGCTTACCTCTTGGGGGCAGCAATTGGTTTTCCGAAACATCCCCTTTAACTCCCAATAGTCCTTATGCCGCGAGTAAAGCTGCGGCCGATTTTCTCTGCTTGGCAGCCTTTCGCACGTACGGTCAGGATGTCGTTATCACGCGTTGTTCGAATAATTATGGACCCTATCAATTTCCTGAAAAGCTGATCCCGTTATTCATTACAAATGGGTTGGAAGGGAAAACATGGCCGCTATATGGTGACGGGCAAAATGTTCGGGATTGGCTTCATGTGTCCGACCATGTCCGAGCACTATGGATGGTTGCCCTTCAGGGGAAGAGTGGCCAAATTTACAATATTGGAGGACATAATGAGAAATCGAACCGGGAAGTGGCCGAGGCCCTAGCGGACATTTTGCACCTGCCGTATTCGGTCATTACCCCGGTAGCGGATCGGTTAGGTCATGACCGGCGATACGCTATTGACTCCCAGAAAATCACGAAGGAACTGGGTTGGCATCCATTAGTCGATTGGGAACAGGGCCTACGCGATACCGTTCAGTGGTACAAAGATCATGAAGCGTGGTGGAAAGCTATTAAAACCGGTGCCTATTTGGAATATTACCAGCAACAATATGGTCCGTTGAGAAAGGATTCACCCAGCGCATGAGATTTTTTCTGGCCGTATGGATAGCGCGTATTGTCGGTTGGGTTAGTCGCTTGACAGGCCGCGGAGGCAGCTCCTTGCCGGGGCTCATTGCCCGCCGCATTGATCCTCGAGTTTTTCAGCGACTGGCTAAAAAAATTCGTGGCGGCGTCATCTTGTTGACGGGGACTAATGGCAAAACGACGACGGCGGCCATTGCCACATTTCTATTACGCAAGAGTGGACGCAAAGTCGTCAACAATCAAGCCGGGGCTAATTTGATTCTCGGATTAACGGCGGCGTTGATTCAGGCTAGTCGCTTGAGATTATATCCCAAGGCTGATATGGCCCTGTTGGAGACCGATGAAGCGACCATGCCCAGAGCTGCGGAGGAAAGCCGACCCAAAGCCATAGCCGTCACCAATTTTTTTCGGGATCAGCTTGATCGTTATGGCGAATTATCTACGACGGTGAATTTCGTCAAGAAGGGGATTGAAAAGCTTGATCCACAAGGATGGCTGGTCTTAAATGCCGATGATCCGCAAGTGGCCTATCTTGGCGCTTCTTATTCCCAAGTTCTCTATTTTGGTGCTGACTTGTCTGCCTACCCTACACCCCAAGGGCACCATGATATTCAAGATGCCCGGTTTTGTCCCCGCTGTGGGCACGAGTTACGCTATATTCGGCAATACTATGCACACCTGGGCGATTATTATTGTCCAGCCTGCGATTACCGCCGTCCCATCCCTGATCTTTTATTGGTGGATTGGCAAGGAATTCACGGAAATCTTCGGATCGATTACCGTGGAGAACAAATTAGTGTACCGATGCGCTTGCCAGGATTATATAATGCCTATAACGTGATGGCAGCAATGGCCATCGCTTTGCTCTTCGGTGTGGAGTTGGACACGGTCGCCACCTCACTGGGGAGCTTTCGCCCGGCGTTTGGGCGAATGGAAGAAGTCTCGATTGAAGGCAAAGATGTCTGGTTAGCTCTCGTAAAAAACCCGGTGGGATTTAACCAAGTCTTACAAGCGATCGATGAGGACAAGCGCCCTTTAAAAAATCTATTATTTATCATTAATGATCGTTATGCCGATGGGCAAGATGTATCGTGGTTGTGGGATGTTGATTTTGAGCGCTTTGTCCAACCGCAGTGGCATGTATGGATTAGCGGCATTCGGGCTCGAGATATGGCTGTGCGTCTGTTATATGCCGGGCTGGATACTGGCAGCATGCATGTCATAGAAAAACCGGAGGTAGCGTTGGAGGATTTGATACACAATAGTGCGCCGGAGCAAGTGACCTATATCTTGCCGACGTATACAGCACTCTTGGAAATTCGCAAGTACCTGACGGATAAAGGGTATACGCGACACTTTCGGGAAGGGTAGGATTTTTACGATGGCAGATATTTATTCCCGGCCGATCATATTTGGTACCGCCGGGCATATTGATCATGGCAAAACCACCCTCACGCAGCGTTTAACCGGAGTGAATACGGACCGATTACCGGAAGAACGAAGCCGGGGTATTTCCATTGATCTGGGATTTGCGCATTTTACTCTACCTAGCGGCCAACATGCGGCTTTAATTGATGTACCGGGACATGAAAAATTTATCCGCAATATGGCTGCGGGTGTTCATGGCATGGACGCTGTGATGCTCGTGGTGGCGGCCGACGAAGGCATTATGCCCCAAACCCGGGAGCATTTAGATATCCTCACGCTGCTCGGGGTTAAAAATGGATTAACGGTCATAACGAAAGCCGATATGGTAGAGGCGGAGTGGCTACCGATTGTGGATGAGGCCGTGCAAGAAGCCTTGACCGGATCCTTTTTAGAACATTCTCCCCGGATTTTTGTGGATTCGGTCACGGGCCGGGGTATTGACGCGTTGCTCACCGCATTAGATGAATTGGCCCAACAAGTCCCTCTACGGGATGCCAAGGGGTCAGTGAGATTACCCATTGACCGGGTTTTTTCGGTGAGGGGCTTCGGTACCGTTGTGACAGGAACCTTGGTTAATGGAACGATCCGCACGGAGAGCACATTAGAAATAGTTCCGGGTGACTATGTCGTGCGCGTGCGGGGACTCGAAGTGCATGGCCACAAAGTGGATTACGCGGTGGCTGGTCAGCGGGTTGCAGCCAATTTGAGTGGGATTGATAAAGAATTGATTCACCGAGGACAAGTCTTAAGTGAAATCGGCCATCTTCGGGCTCATGACATTTTAGTGGTTGAATTATCTTTATTGCCTTCGAGTCCCGTATTGTCTCAGCGTACCCGGGTTCATGTGCATTTAGGAACGGCGGAAGCTACCGGACGGGTATATTGGTACGAAAGTGATGAAATGGAACCGGGCCGTACGGCCTTTGCCGAAATTCGGTTGGAAAGTCCCTTGCCCGCCTTACGTGGCGACCGATTTCTTATCCGGTCTTATAGTCCCGTCATCACGATTGGTGGCGGCCGTGTGATCGAAGTCGGGCGCCACCATAAGCGTAAAGAACCGGGTCTTCTAGATTTCTTAACGTTGATCGCCCAAGGGAATCCGGCTGATGTTATCCGTGCCGTGTTGAAACCTGCGCAGATTCCAATCAGTGTGGATGAGATCGCGACCAAAACGGGTCTTGCCGTGAATGACGTCATACCCATTTTGGAGCATAGTTCTGACATATTGTATGGTCCCGAACGGTTCGTGCTCGAAGGGCATAAGTTGGAACCATTTTCCCAGCAGTTACGGGAATTCTTGACGGATTATCACCTTAAACATCCCCTGCGTCCAGGAATTGAACGGGAACGGTTAAAAGAAGCATTATGGCCTGAATGGTCGATGAAGCAGGTCTTATTTGTTGTGGCACACAGTATAGACGTCAGTGTCAGCGGGGAATGGGTGCATTTAACCACGTTTGAATCAAACAGCCCTGAGCCGTGGAAATCAGAAATTGAGAGACTCTATCAGGCCATTAGTCATACGGGGCTAAAACCTGTGGCAATAGATCAATTGCAAAGCCAAATTGTCATCGAGCCGGGTCATGTGTTTGATGTACTCGAATTTCTGGTGCAACAAGGACGGATTATCAGGTTAGATGACGGCATTTATATAGCCGACCGGGTTTTTGATGAAGCGAGGCATCAAGTCACCGAAGCGCTCAAGACTTCCACAGAATTATCTACCAGTCAACTTCGAGAAGTTCTCGGAACGAATCGGCGGTTTGCGGTTTTATTTTTAGAGTTGTTGGATGCACTGCATGTTACCAGACGCATCGGCGACAACAGGACTTTGGTGGGATAGAACAGGGACGAAAAGACAATGAGAATTGATGTGGCATGGGCGAAGATTCCCAAAGGTGGGTTTGGGGAAAGTGGCGATACGATTGAGTTGGTGGAGCGCCCTTTAGGCGGCGTCTCCTTGATCTTGGCGGATGGACAAGGTTCGGGTCCGGCGGCAAAACGGATCAGCCGATTGGTTTCGATGAAAGCGGTCAGTTTGATTGCGGATGGATCGCGCGATGGCGCGGTAGCTCGGGCGGTGCAGGACATGCTTTATACGGCACGCGAAGGCCGGGTTACTGCTACTTTGGTGGTTTTATCCTGTGACATGCATACGAACACGGTGGTTATCGCGAGAAATACACCGGTTCCGGTTTTGATTCGGCAAGAGAATGTCGTCTTTCGCCTGGAAGGGGGCTCTGAGGTGATAGGAACCTACCGCAAAACCCGGCCGGCGATGACTGAACTGCCTTTGATCCCAGATACCATCTTGTTGACATTTTCTGACGGGGTGATAAATGCCGGTAAACGCTTTGGAAAATCGCTGCCATGGGATATGATTGAACAAGAACTTAAGTCACTTGAGGTGAAAGACTTAGAAGAATGGGTCAATGATTTGATG is a window encoding:
- the selB gene encoding selenocysteine-specific translation elongation factor — its product is MADIYSRPIIFGTAGHIDHGKTTLTQRLTGVNTDRLPEERSRGISIDLGFAHFTLPSGQHAALIDVPGHEKFIRNMAAGVHGMDAVMLVVAADEGIMPQTREHLDILTLLGVKNGLTVITKADMVEAEWLPIVDEAVQEALTGSFLEHSPRIFVDSVTGRGIDALLTALDELAQQVPLRDAKGSVRLPIDRVFSVRGFGTVVTGTLVNGTIRTESTLEIVPGDYVVRVRGLEVHGHKVDYAVAGQRVAANLSGIDKELIHRGQVLSEIGHLRAHDILVVELSLLPSSPVLSQRTRVHVHLGTAEATGRVYWYESDEMEPGRTAFAEIRLESPLPALRGDRFLIRSYSPVITIGGGRVIEVGRHHKRKEPGLLDFLTLIAQGNPADVIRAVLKPAQIPISVDEIATKTGLAVNDVIPILEHSSDILYGPERFVLEGHKLEPFSQQLREFLTDYHLKHPLRPGIERERLKEALWPEWSMKQVLFVVAHSIDVSVSGEWVHLTTFESNSPEPWKSEIERLYQAISHTGLKPVAIDQLQSQIVIEPGHVFDVLEFLVQQGRIIRLDDGIYIADRVFDEARHQVTEALKTSTELSTSQLREVLGTNRRFAVLFLELLDALHVTRRIGDNRTLVG
- a CDS encoding PP2C family protein-serine/threonine phosphatase; this translates as MRIDVAWAKIPKGGFGESGDTIELVERPLGGVSLILADGQGSGPAAKRISRLVSMKAVSLIADGSRDGAVARAVQDMLYTAREGRVTATLVVLSCDMHTNTVVIARNTPVPVLIRQENVVFRLEGGSEVIGTYRKTRPAMTELPLIPDTILLTFSDGVINAGKRFGKSLPWDMIEQELKSLEVKDLEEWVNDLMTRTLALDKDRPSDDVSIVALGIRSDVQNAIRTLSASIPY
- the rfbB gene encoding dTDP-glucose 4,6-dehydratase, encoding MRVMITGGLGFIGSQMVRYLLETVPDIHIINVDALTYAGNLENLKDYENDPRYEWVHASIGDQATLDRVLAENPVDVIINFAAESHVDRSILSAAPFVTTNVLGTQVLLELARTHHVPRFLQVSTDEVYGSLPLGGSNWFSETSPLTPNSPYAASKAAADFLCLAAFRTYGQDVVITRCSNNYGPYQFPEKLIPLFITNGLEGKTWPLYGDGQNVRDWLHVSDHVRALWMVALQGKSGQIYNIGGHNEKSNREVAEALADILHLPYSVITPVADRLGHDRRYAIDSQKITKELGWHPLVDWEQGLRDTVQWYKDHEAWWKAIKTGAYLEYYQQQYGPLRKDSPSA
- a CDS encoding Mur ligase family protein yields the protein MRFFLAVWIARIVGWVSRLTGRGGSSLPGLIARRIDPRVFQRLAKKIRGGVILLTGTNGKTTTAAIATFLLRKSGRKVVNNQAGANLILGLTAALIQASRLRLYPKADMALLETDEATMPRAAEESRPKAIAVTNFFRDQLDRYGELSTTVNFVKKGIEKLDPQGWLVLNADDPQVAYLGASYSQVLYFGADLSAYPTPQGHHDIQDARFCPRCGHELRYIRQYYAHLGDYYCPACDYRRPIPDLLLVDWQGIHGNLRIDYRGEQISVPMRLPGLYNAYNVMAAMAIALLFGVELDTVATSLGSFRPAFGRMEEVSIEGKDVWLALVKNPVGFNQVLQAIDEDKRPLKNLLFIINDRYADGQDVSWLWDVDFERFVQPQWHVWISGIRARDMAVRLLYAGLDTGSMHVIEKPEVALEDLIHNSAPEQVTYILPTYTALLEIRKYLTDKGYTRHFREG